From a single Azospirillum fermentarium genomic region:
- a CDS encoding DsrE family protein — MHGPDSLSIVVFSGGYDRVHYALVMASAAAATNRRVTLFFTGRALRALVHEREPGVLGWHDLDAADDGSNPAERDRWFAKQGIATFEELLEACVALGVTVMACEMGIKALGLPLGAELRSDVPVTRSGVVTFLADASPTGASFFI; from the coding sequence ATGCACGGCCCCGACAGCCTGTCCATCGTGGTGTTTTCCGGCGGCTACGACCGGGTTCACTACGCCCTGGTGATGGCCAGCGCCGCCGCCGCCACCAACCGGCGCGTCACGCTGTTCTTCACCGGCCGCGCGCTGCGTGCCCTGGTCCACGAACGCGAACCCGGCGTGCTGGGCTGGCACGACCTGGACGCCGCCGACGACGGCAGCAACCCCGCCGAACGCGACCGCTGGTTCGCCAAGCAGGGAATCGCCACCTTCGAGGAACTGCTGGAAGCCTGCGTGGCGCTGGGCGTCACCGTCATGGCCTGCGAGATGGGCATCAAGGCCCTGGGCCTGCCGCTGGGCGCGGAGTTGCGCAGCGACGTGCCCGTCACCCGCAGCGGCGTCGTCACCTTCCTCGCCGACGCCAGTCCCACCGGAGCCTCGTTCTTCATATGA
- the phoU gene encoding phosphate signaling complex protein PhoU, with protein MSSEHIVRSFAQELQRLVNLITQMGGVAEAQVAAAVKAVMRRDVSLAAQVMQSDPRLDEYEREIDVEAVRLLARRQPMAQDLREIVSALRVAADLERIGDYAANIAKRSLVLAQLPAVRPASAIPRVGRLVEEILKDVLDAYIERDVDKAISVWKRDEELDDLHTSLFREVLTYMMEDPRTITPCTHLLFMAKNLERIGDHATNIAETIHYVVVGQPLKIDRPKSDSASFAVVSPAAGFDLITDRDEP; from the coding sequence ATGAGTTCCGAGCACATCGTCCGCTCGTTCGCTCAGGAGCTTCAGCGTCTCGTCAATCTCATCACGCAGATGGGCGGGGTGGCGGAAGCCCAGGTGGCAGCGGCGGTGAAGGCCGTCATGCGCCGCGACGTATCGCTGGCGGCGCAGGTGATGCAGTCCGATCCGCGGCTGGACGAGTACGAACGAGAAATCGACGTGGAAGCCGTGCGGCTTCTGGCCCGGCGCCAGCCCATGGCCCAGGATCTGCGCGAGATCGTGTCGGCGCTCAGGGTCGCGGCGGATCTGGAGCGGATCGGCGATTACGCCGCCAACATCGCCAAGCGTTCGCTGGTGCTGGCGCAGTTGCCGGCGGTGCGTCCGGCCTCGGCCATCCCGCGGGTGGGGCGGCTGGTGGAGGAGATCCTGAAGGACGTGCTCGACGCCTATATCGAGCGCGACGTGGACAAGGCCATTTCGGTGTGGAAGCGGGACGAGGAACTGGACGACCTGCACACCAGCCTGTTCCGTGAGGTGCTGACGTACATGATGGAAGACCCGCGGACCATCACGCCGTGCACGCACCTGCTGTTCATGGCGAAGAATCTGGAACGCATCGGCGATCACGCCACCAACATCGCGGAAACCATTCACTATGTCGTGGTCGGACAGCCGCTGAAGATCGACCGGCCCAAGAGCGACTCCGCCAGCTTCGCGGTGGTGTCGCCGGCGGCCGGGTTCGATTTGATCACCGACCGGGACGAGCCGTAG
- the pstA gene encoding phosphate ABC transporter permease PstA yields MTDLAQQGSRDMTMAHPKSRYQSAEFSARLRARYAAEQRFRVYGIAAVSIAAIMLVVLLASIVSKGYTAFWQNEIRLTVTLDAAELDPQGTRDPKVLAQGNYMKLIRDALAARFPEVTSRTDKRQLGEILSNGAPFVLQKMVMADPALIGKSVPVWFLASDDVDQLEKGYIDRKLPEAQRRVNDLQIKALDGLRQDGSLRAGFNTTLFTAGDSREPEQAGIWGAIVGSFLTLVVTMGLSVPIGIAAAVYMEEFAPKNRWTDLIEVNINNLAAVPSIIYGLLGLAVFLNFFGMPRSAPVVGGVVLALMTLPVIIIASRVALKAVPPSIREAALGVGASPLQAVMHHVLPLAMPGILTGTIIGMARALGETAPLLMIGMIAFIVDIPNSFTSSATVLPVQIFMWSDSPERAFTERTSAAIMVLLGFLIVMNGLAVYLRKKFERRW; encoded by the coding sequence ATGACTGACCTCGCACAGCAGGGTTCGCGGGACATGACCATGGCCCACCCCAAGTCGCGTTACCAGAGCGCCGAGTTTTCCGCCCGGTTGCGCGCCCGTTATGCCGCCGAACAGCGGTTCCGCGTCTACGGCATCGCCGCCGTGTCCATCGCCGCCATCATGCTGGTGGTTCTGCTGGCCTCCATCGTGTCCAAGGGCTACACCGCCTTCTGGCAGAACGAGATCCGGCTGACCGTGACGCTGGACGCCGCCGAGCTGGACCCCCAGGGCACCCGCGACCCCAAGGTGCTGGCCCAGGGCAACTACATGAAGCTGATCCGCGATGCGCTGGCGGCCCGCTTCCCCGAGGTGACCAGCCGTACCGACAAGCGGCAGCTTGGCGAGATCCTGTCCAACGGGGCGCCGTTCGTCCTGCAAAAGATGGTGATGGCCGATCCCGCGCTGATCGGCAAGTCGGTGCCGGTGTGGTTCCTGGCCTCCGACGACGTGGACCAGCTTGAAAAGGGCTACATCGACCGCAAGCTGCCCGAGGCCCAGCGCCGGGTGAACGATCTCCAGATCAAGGCGCTGGACGGGCTGCGCCAGGATGGTTCGCTGCGCGCCGGGTTCAACACCACCCTGTTCACCGCCGGCGACAGCCGCGAACCCGAACAGGCGGGCATCTGGGGCGCCATCGTCGGCTCGTTCCTGACGCTGGTGGTCACCATGGGGCTGTCGGTTCCCATCGGCATCGCCGCCGCGGTCTATATGGAAGAGTTCGCGCCCAAGAATCGCTGGACCGACCTGATCGAGGTGAACATCAACAACCTGGCCGCGGTGCCGTCGATCATCTACGGCCTGCTGGGTCTGGCGGTGTTCCTCAACTTCTTCGGCATGCCGCGCTCGGCCCCGGTGGTGGGCGGTGTGGTGCTGGCGCTGATGACGCTGCCGGTGATCATCATCGCGTCCCGCGTGGCGCTGAAGGCGGTGCCGCCGTCGATCCGCGAAGCGGCACTGGGTGTGGGCGCCTCGCCGTTGCAGGCGGTGATGCACCATGTGCTGCCGCTGGCGATGCCGGGCATCCTGACCGGCACCATCATCGGCATGGCCCGTGCGCTGGGCGAAACGGCGCCGCTGCTGATGATCGGCATGATCGCCTTCATCGTCGATATCCCCAACAGCTTCACCTCGTCCGCCACGGTTCTGCCGGTGCAGATCTTCATGTGGTCGGACAGCCCGGAACGCGCGTTCACCGAACGCACCTCGGCGGCCATCATGGTGCTGCTGGGCTTCCTCATCGTGATGAACGGCCTGGCCGTTTACCTGCGCAAGAAATTCGAGAGGCGGTGGTAA
- a CDS encoding invasion associated locus B family protein, whose translation MMPYRTIRGAAVAAALAVSALMSVTASAAEPKLLGTFKDWNAFAFEEGGNKVCYMSSQPKKKEPAGVKRGEIYALVTHRPAEKSVDVVSFMMGYSPKKDVDTQVDASGKPFKLFNDKETAWARDADTDRNLVAAMRDGTKSMIVKGVSGRGTKTTDTYSLNGFGQAYSAISEACGVKR comes from the coding sequence ATGATGCCTTACCGCACCATTCGTGGCGCCGCCGTTGCTGCAGCGCTGGCCGTCTCCGCCCTGATGTCCGTCACGGCTTCGGCGGCGGAACCCAAGCTTCTGGGCACCTTCAAGGACTGGAACGCCTTTGCCTTCGAGGAAGGCGGGAACAAGGTCTGCTATATGTCCAGCCAACCCAAGAAGAAGGAACCCGCCGGCGTCAAACGCGGTGAGATCTATGCCCTGGTCACCCACCGCCCGGCGGAAAAGTCCGTCGATGTGGTCAGCTTCATGATGGGCTACAGCCCCAAGAAGGACGTGGACACCCAGGTGGACGCCAGCGGCAAGCCCTTCAAGCTGTTCAACGACAAGGAAACCGCCTGGGCGCGGGATGCCGACACCGACCGCAACCTGGTCGCCGCCATGCGCGACGGCACCAAGTCGATGATCGTCAAGGGCGTGTCGGGCCGCGGCACCAAGACCACCGACACCTACAGCCTGAACGGCTTCGGCCAAGCCTACAGCGCCATCAGCGAGGCGTGCGGCGTCAAGCGCTGA
- the rlmN gene encoding 23S rRNA (adenine(2503)-C(2))-methyltransferase RlmN, with protein MSAHTSASALSVADSPVAAPVADGRINLVGLSRAELEAEMLAIGLEKFRARQLWHWIYHRGATDFSVMTTLAKPVRERLAERYAVVRPTVVRDLQSRDGTRKWLLRMPDGQEVESVHIPETDRGTLCVSSQVGCTLTCRFCYTGTQRLVRDLTAAEILGQVMLARDMLDEWPAPPDGRMISNIVMMGMGEPLFNYEEVAKAIKIIMDGDGIAISKRRITLSTSGVVPMMKRCGEELNVNLAISLHAVTDELRDIIMPINRKYPLAVLLEACRTYPGLNNARRITFEYVMLKGLNDSPADARALVRMLEGIPAKINLIPFNPWPGAPYERSTDRAIQVFGDIVNNAGYASPVRTPRGEDIMAACGQLKSDSVRLSAADRAAMERIMAEKDAALG; from the coding sequence ATGAGCGCTCATACCTCCGCATCGGCCCTGTCTGTCGCCGACTCGCCCGTGGCCGCCCCCGTGGCCGACGGACGCATCAACCTTGTCGGCCTCTCGCGGGCCGAGCTGGAAGCCGAAATGCTGGCCATCGGCCTGGAAAAATTCCGGGCCCGCCAGCTCTGGCACTGGATCTACCACCGCGGCGCCACCGATTTCTCGGTGATGACCACGCTGGCCAAGCCGGTGCGCGAGCGTCTGGCCGAACGCTACGCCGTCGTCCGCCCCACCGTGGTGCGCGACCTGCAATCGCGCGACGGCACCCGCAAATGGCTGCTGCGCATGCCCGACGGCCAGGAGGTGGAGAGCGTCCACATCCCCGAAACCGACCGCGGCACGCTGTGCGTCTCGTCCCAGGTGGGATGCACGCTGACCTGCCGTTTCTGCTACACCGGCACCCAGCGGCTGGTGCGCGACCTGACCGCCGCGGAAATCCTGGGACAGGTGATGCTGGCCCGCGACATGCTGGACGAATGGCCGGCGCCGCCTGACGGGCGCATGATCTCCAACATCGTCATGATGGGCATGGGCGAACCCCTCTTCAATTACGAAGAGGTGGCGAAGGCCATCAAGATCATCATGGACGGCGACGGAATCGCCATCTCCAAGCGGCGGATCACGCTGTCCACCTCGGGCGTGGTGCCGATGATGAAGCGCTGCGGCGAGGAGCTGAACGTCAATCTCGCCATCAGCCTGCACGCCGTCACCGACGAGCTGCGCGACATCATCATGCCCATCAACCGCAAGTATCCGCTGGCGGTGCTGCTGGAGGCGTGCCGCACCTATCCCGGCCTGAACAACGCCCGCCGCATCACCTTCGAATACGTGATGCTGAAGGGGCTGAACGACAGCCCGGCGGATGCCCGCGCCCTGGTCCGCATGCTGGAAGGCATCCCGGCCAAGATCAACCTGATCCCCTTCAACCCCTGGCCCGGTGCGCCCTATGAGCGTTCCACCGACCGCGCCATCCAGGTGTTCGGCGACATCGTCAACAACGCCGGCTACGCCAGCCCCGTCCGCACCCCCCGCGGCGAGGACATCATGGCCGCCTGCGGCCAGTTGAAGAGCGACAGCGTGCGCCTGTCGGCAGCCGACCGCGCCGCCATGGAGCGGATCATGGCGGAAAAGGACGCCGCACTCGGCTGA
- a CDS encoding PstS family phosphate ABC transporter substrate-binding protein, with the protein MNTRTIALAATAALALTAAVTGTANAQSRDQIRAVGSSTVFPFTTAVAEAFGKGGQFKTPVVESTGTGGGLKLFCAGVGPAHPDIANASRRIKKSEVDQCAANGVTQITELVIGFDGIAFASSKGAKHADFTREQLWKALAKEVPVGGKLVPNPYKKWSDIDPSLPNKEIEVLGPPPTSGTRDAFAELVMEPGCHHVKDVAAVVTDEKARAKVCMSVREDGAYVEAGENDNLIVQKLVANPDAFGIFGYSYIEQNMDKLQAAKVDGVAPTYEDVSSGKYPVSRSLYVYVKNAHVGTIPGIREFIAEYTSERAMGEEGYLADKGLIALPKDKREAARASAINLSPLSL; encoded by the coding sequence GTGAACACCCGGACCATCGCCCTCGCCGCGACCGCGGCTCTGGCCCTGACCGCCGCCGTCACCGGCACCGCCAACGCCCAGTCCCGCGACCAGATCCGCGCCGTCGGCTCCTCCACGGTGTTTCCGTTCACCACCGCCGTTGCCGAAGCCTTCGGCAAGGGCGGGCAGTTCAAGACCCCGGTGGTGGAATCCACCGGCACCGGCGGCGGGCTGAAGCTGTTCTGCGCCGGCGTCGGCCCGGCCCACCCGGACATCGCCAACGCGTCCCGCCGCATCAAGAAGTCGGAAGTGGACCAGTGCGCCGCCAACGGCGTGACCCAGATCACCGAACTGGTGATCGGCTTCGACGGCATCGCCTTTGCCTCGTCCAAGGGCGCCAAGCACGCCGACTTCACCCGCGAGCAGCTGTGGAAGGCGCTGGCCAAGGAAGTGCCGGTCGGCGGCAAGCTGGTGCCGAACCCCTACAAGAAGTGGTCGGACATCGACCCGTCGCTGCCGAACAAGGAAATCGAGGTGCTGGGCCCGCCCCCGACCTCCGGCACCCGCGACGCCTTCGCCGAGCTGGTCATGGAGCCGGGCTGCCATCACGTGAAGGACGTGGCCGCCGTGGTCACCGACGAAAAGGCCCGCGCCAAGGTCTGCATGTCGGTGCGTGAAGACGGCGCCTATGTGGAAGCCGGCGAAAACGACAACCTGATCGTGCAGAAGCTGGTGGCCAACCCCGACGCCTTCGGCATCTTCGGCTACAGCTACATCGAGCAGAACATGGACAAGCTCCAGGCCGCCAAGGTGGACGGCGTGGCGCCGACCTACGAAGACGTCTCCTCGGGCAAGTACCCGGTGTCGCGTTCGCTGTACGTCTATGTGAAGAACGCGCATGTGGGCACCATCCCCGGCATCCGCGAATTCATCGCCGAATACACCTCCGAGCGCGCCATGGGCGAAGAGGGCTATCTGGCCGACAAGGGCCTGATCGCCCTGCCCAAGGACAAGCGCGAGGCGGCCCGCGCCTCGGCGATCAATCTGTCGCCGCTCAGCCTCTGA
- the phoB gene encoding phosphate regulon transcriptional regulator PhoB, whose translation MNSALKPLILVVEDEADIVTLLKYNLEKEGFRVATAGDGEEALLVANEQTPHLILLDWMMPLMSGLEVCRQMRRNTKTRDIPIIMLTARGEEADRVRGLNSGADDYITKPFSPTELVARVRAVLRRASPGLAEETLRFGDVLMDLAAHRVRRNGRDVHLGPTEFRLLRHFMQHPGRVFSREQLLDVVWGHDVYVEPRTVDVHIRRLRKALNDDADADIIRTVRSAGYALDYKTA comes from the coding sequence ATGAATTCAGCGCTGAAGCCGCTGATCCTCGTCGTCGAGGATGAAGCCGACATCGTAACCCTGCTCAAGTACAATCTGGAGAAGGAGGGGTTCCGCGTCGCCACTGCCGGCGATGGGGAAGAGGCTCTGCTGGTCGCCAACGAGCAGACGCCGCATCTGATCCTGCTGGATTGGATGATGCCCCTGATGTCGGGGCTGGAGGTGTGCCGGCAGATGCGCCGCAACACCAAGACGCGCGACATTCCCATCATCATGCTGACCGCGCGGGGGGAAGAGGCGGACCGGGTGCGCGGCCTGAATTCCGGGGCCGACGATTACATCACCAAGCCGTTCTCGCCCACCGAACTGGTGGCCCGCGTGCGGGCGGTGCTGCGCCGCGCGTCCCCCGGCCTGGCGGAAGAGACGCTGCGCTTCGGCGACGTGCTGATGGACCTTGCCGCCCACCGGGTGCGCCGCAACGGGCGTGACGTCCACCTCGGCCCGACGGAATTCCGCCTGCTGCGTCATTTCATGCAGCATCCTGGCCGGGTGTTCTCCCGCGAACAGCTTCTGGACGTGGTGTGGGGCCACGACGTGTACGTTGAACCACGCACCGTGGACGTCCACATCCGCCGCCTGCGCAAGGCGCTGAACGACGATGCCGACGCCGACATCATCCGCACGGTTCGCTCCGCCGGCTACGCCCTGGACTATAAGACGGCCTGA
- a CDS encoding ChrR family anti-sigma-E factor: MRLPTHHPDEALLFGYAGGSLNEASALVLATHMTYCPNCRQVVTDLEVVGGALLDGLDPDPVDDGLFESLLARIDTDPMPRPARAPAIRVPRTAAPRTGLVVPEPLRRYVGDDLSALAWEDALSGVRVTPVAMTGADDGSRVQLMRMEGGRTIPRHGHDGMELVVVLEGGFSDEHGSYRTGDVAILRTGSEHAPRAHAEGCLCLAVNMERRAMEAPMDCYLGLMMAR; the protein is encoded by the coding sequence ATGAGGCTGCCGACACATCACCCCGACGAGGCGCTGCTGTTCGGCTATGCCGGCGGCAGCCTGAACGAGGCGTCGGCGCTGGTGCTCGCCACGCACATGACCTATTGCCCCAACTGCCGTCAGGTGGTGACGGATCTGGAGGTGGTGGGCGGCGCGCTGCTGGACGGCCTCGACCCCGATCCGGTGGACGATGGGCTGTTCGAGTCGCTGCTGGCCCGTATCGACACAGATCCCATGCCACGTCCCGCGCGTGCGCCGGCCATCCGTGTTCCGCGGACGGCGGCACCCCGGACCGGCCTGGTGGTGCCGGAACCGTTGCGCCGCTATGTGGGCGACGACCTGTCGGCGCTGGCGTGGGAAGACGCCCTGTCCGGCGTGCGGGTGACCCCGGTGGCGATGACCGGCGCCGACGACGGGTCGCGGGTGCAGCTCATGCGCATGGAGGGCGGGCGCACCATTCCCCGCCACGGCCACGACGGCATGGAACTGGTGGTGGTGCTGGAGGGCGGGTTCAGCGACGAGCACGGCTCCTACCGCACCGGCGACGTGGCGATTCTCCGCACCGGCAGCGAACACGCCCCCCGCGCCCACGCCGAGGGCTGCCTGTGTCTGGCGGTCAATATGGAGCGCCGCGCCATGGAAGCCCCCATGGATTGCTATCTCGGCCTGATGATGGCGCGCTGA
- the pstC gene encoding phosphate ABC transporter permease subunit PstC, whose protein sequence is MQLSVLLVVLALLSVTGYYLGRSTAVRAVDGRVVRLHSVPSYHGMYVALWAGLPALLLFVLWGASENWLVMQMALAGLPPELTNVNEQALNLLKADILNLAHGVTTGRDSHAAVHAAAARYVELHSLSRWMLLAIGAALAVAGLLLARGRINADHRARNKVERALNLFLVGCSLVAILTTIGIVLSLLFEAMRFFAVYPPLDFLFGLHWSPQTAMRADQVGSSGSFGAIPLFAGTLLITMISMAVAVPVGLMSAIFMSEYASPKVRTALKPILEVLAGIPTVVYGFFAALTMAPFIRGLGQSIGLDVASESALGAGVVMGVMIIPFVSSLSDDVINAVPQSLRDGSYGLGATKSETIRQVVLPAALPGIVAAIMLAVSRAIGETMIVVMAAGLSANLTANPLEAVTTVTTQIATLLVGDQEFDSPKTLSAFGLGLVLFLVTLSLNMIALKVVQKYREKYD, encoded by the coding sequence ATGCAGCTTTCGGTTCTCCTCGTGGTGCTGGCCTTGCTGTCGGTGACGGGCTACTACCTGGGACGCTCCACGGCGGTGCGCGCCGTGGATGGCCGGGTGGTCCGTCTTCATTCGGTGCCCAGCTACCACGGCATGTATGTGGCGCTGTGGGCTGGTCTGCCGGCGTTGCTTCTGTTCGTCCTGTGGGGCGCGTCGGAAAACTGGCTGGTCATGCAGATGGCCCTGGCCGGGCTGCCGCCCGAACTCACCAACGTCAACGAACAGGCCCTCAATCTTCTGAAGGCCGACATCCTCAATCTGGCCCATGGGGTCACCACGGGCCGCGATTCCCACGCCGCGGTTCATGCGGCCGCCGCCCGCTATGTGGAACTGCACAGCCTGTCGCGCTGGATGCTGCTGGCCATCGGGGCCGCGCTGGCGGTGGCGGGGCTGCTGCTGGCCCGCGGGCGGATCAACGCCGATCACCGGGCGCGCAACAAGGTGGAACGGGCGCTGAACCTGTTCCTGGTGGGCTGCTCGCTGGTGGCGATCCTGACCACCATCGGCATCGTGCTGTCGCTGCTGTTCGAAGCCATGCGCTTCTTCGCGGTGTATCCGCCGCTGGATTTCCTGTTCGGTCTGCACTGGAGCCCGCAGACGGCCATGCGCGCCGATCAGGTGGGCTCGTCCGGGTCGTTCGGCGCCATCCCGCTGTTTGCCGGCACGCTGCTGATCACCATGATTTCCATGGCGGTGGCGGTTCCGGTGGGGCTGATGTCGGCCATCTTCATGTCGGAATACGCCAGCCCCAAGGTGCGCACGGCGCTGAAGCCGATCCTGGAGGTGCTGGCCGGCATCCCCACCGTGGTCTACGGCTTCTTCGCCGCCCTGACCATGGCCCCCTTCATCCGCGGGCTCGGGCAGTCGATCGGGCTGGACGTGGCGTCGGAATCGGCGCTGGGGGCGGGCGTGGTCATGGGCGTGATGATCATCCCCTTCGTCAGTTCGCTGTCGGACGACGTGATCAACGCGGTGCCGCAGTCGCTGCGCGACGGCTCCTACGGCCTGGGCGCCACCAAGTCGGAAACCATCCGTCAGGTGGTTCTGCCGGCGGCACTGCCCGGCATCGTCGCCGCCATCATGCTGGCGGTCAGCCGCGCCATCGGCGAGACCATGATCGTGGTGATGGCCGCCGGCCTGTCGGCCAACCTGACGGCCAACCCGCTGGAAGCGGTGACCACGGTCACCACCCAGATCGCCACGCTGCTGGTCGGCGACCAGGAATTCGACAGCCCGAAAACGCTGTCGGCCTTCGGTCTCGGCCTCGTCCTCTTCCTCGTCACCCTGTCCCTCAACATGATCGCCCTGAAGGTGGTCCAGAAGTACCGGGAGAAGTATGACTGA
- a CDS encoding sigma-70 family RNA polymerase sigma factor has translation MDERPTPAAAHPAADASVSMEDLLLAVGRAGDRTAFARIFAYFAPRVKAYLRRLGVEAGSADELVQEVMLLVWRRASTFDPAQSSASTWIFTIARNKRVDALRREARPEFDPTDPLLLPEAETPADDRIQARESAERMRLALRELPPEQAELLRLAYFDEVPHSTISAERGIPLGTVKSRLRLAMDRLRKALRESA, from the coding sequence ATGGATGAAAGACCGACCCCGGCCGCGGCCCACCCGGCGGCCGATGCATCCGTGTCCATGGAAGACCTGCTGCTCGCCGTCGGGCGGGCGGGGGACAGGACCGCTTTTGCCCGAATTTTCGCCTATTTCGCCCCGCGGGTGAAGGCGTACCTGCGCCGTCTGGGCGTGGAGGCCGGGTCCGCCGACGAACTGGTGCAGGAGGTGATGCTGCTGGTCTGGCGGCGCGCCAGCACCTTCGACCCGGCGCAATCCTCGGCCAGCACCTGGATCTTCACCATCGCGCGCAACAAGCGCGTCGATGCCCTGCGCCGGGAGGCCCGGCCGGAATTCGATCCCACCGATCCGCTGCTGCTGCCGGAGGCGGAAACCCCCGCCGACGACCGCATCCAGGCGCGCGAATCCGCCGAGCGCATGCGGCTGGCGCTGCGCGAGCTGCCGCCGGAACAGGCGGAGCTGCTGCGTCTGGCCTATTTCGACGAGGTGCCCCACAGCACCATTTCCGCCGAGCGCGGCATTCCGCTGGGAACCGTCAAGTCCCGGCTGCGTCTGGCCATGGACCGTCTGCGAAAAGCTCTGAGAGAAAGCGCATGA
- the moeB gene encoding molybdopterin-synthase adenylyltransferase MoeB — MDFTDDQLHRYSRHIILPEVGGTGQARLLNARVLVVGAGGLGSPLLLYLAAAGVGTIGVVDDDVVDLSNLQRQIIHGESSLGQPKVDSAAARIAGLNPDVTVQVHHTRLTAANAAALIAGYDIVADGSDNFATRFLLNDACFFAGKTLVSAAMLRFDGQVSTFKAYLGKASLGAPHPCYRCIFREPPPRGLVPSCSEGGVLGALAGLVGTLQATEVLKEILGIGESLSGSLLMVDALNASYHRITVKPDPACPLCGTHPTIRDLSGHAA; from the coding sequence ATGGATTTCACCGACGACCAGCTTCACCGCTATTCCCGCCACATCATCCTGCCCGAAGTCGGCGGCACCGGGCAGGCTCGGCTGTTGAACGCCCGCGTGCTGGTGGTTGGGGCCGGTGGGCTGGGGTCGCCGCTGCTGCTCTATCTGGCCGCCGCCGGGGTCGGCACCATCGGTGTCGTCGATGACGACGTGGTGGACCTGTCCAACCTGCAGCGCCAGATCATCCACGGCGAATCATCCCTGGGGCAACCCAAGGTGGACAGCGCCGCCGCCCGGATCGCGGGCCTGAACCCCGACGTCACGGTACAGGTGCACCACACCCGCCTGACCGCCGCCAACGCCGCGGCGCTGATCGCCGGCTATGACATCGTGGCCGACGGCAGCGACAATTTCGCCACCCGCTTCCTGCTGAACGACGCCTGCTTCTTCGCGGGCAAGACGCTGGTGTCGGCGGCCATGCTGCGCTTTGACGGGCAGGTGTCCACCTTCAAGGCGTATCTGGGCAAGGCGTCTCTGGGCGCCCCCCATCCCTGCTACCGCTGCATCTTCCGCGAACCGCCGCCGCGGGGGCTGGTGCCCTCGTGCTCCGAAGGCGGGGTGCTGGGCGCGCTGGCCGGGCTGGTCGGCACGCTCCAGGCCACCGAGGTGCTGAAGGAGATTCTGGGCATCGGCGAAAGCCTGTCGGGCAGCCTGCTGATGGTCGATGCGCTGAACGCCTCGTACCACCGCATCACGGTCAAGCCGGACCCCGCCTGCCCCCTGTGCGGCACCCACCCGACGATCCGCGACCTGTCGGGCCACGCGGCCTAA
- the pstB gene encoding phosphate ABC transporter ATP-binding protein PstB: MTQAALSQTAARADAAAIKMLARDVKVYYGAKQALKGINLDILENRVLALIGPSGCGKSTFLRCLNRMNDTIENCRVEGTLQLDGDDIYGRSIDTVQLRARVGMVFQKPNPFPKSIYDNIAYGPRIHGMATHRDEMDEVVQRSLERAGLWNEVKDRLKEPGTGLSGGQQQRLCIARAIAVSPEVILMDEPCSALDPIATAHIEELIDELRENFTIVIVTHNMQQAARVSQKTAFFHLGDMVECDDTEEIFTNPRDERTQGYITGRYG; the protein is encoded by the coding sequence ATGACCCAAGCAGCCCTGTCCCAGACCGCCGCCCGTGCCGACGCCGCCGCCATCAAGATGCTGGCCCGTGACGTGAAGGTGTATTACGGCGCCAAGCAGGCGCTGAAGGGCATCAACCTCGACATCCTGGAAAACCGGGTGCTGGCGCTGATCGGCCCGTCGGGCTGCGGCAAGTCCACCTTCCTGCGCTGCCTGAACCGGATGAACGACACCATCGAGAACTGCCGGGTCGAGGGCACCCTGCAGCTCGACGGCGACGACATCTATGGCCGCAGCATCGACACGGTGCAGCTCCGCGCCCGTGTCGGCATGGTGTTCCAGAAGCCGAACCCGTTTCCGAAGTCGATCTACGACAACATCGCCTATGGCCCGCGCATCCACGGCATGGCCACCCACCGCGATGAAATGGACGAGGTGGTCCAGCGGTCGCTGGAGCGCGCCGGCCTGTGGAACGAGGTCAAGGACCGTCTGAAGGAGCCGGGCACCGGCTTGTCGGGCGGCCAGCAGCAGCGCCTGTGCATCGCGCGCGCCATCGCCGTCAGCCCCGAAGTGATCCTGATGGACGAGCCCTGCTCGGCGCTCGACCCCATCGCCACGGCGCACATCGAGGAACTGATCGACGAGTTGCGCGAGAACTTCACCATCGTCATCGTCACCCACAACATGCAGCAGGCGGCCCGCGTGTCCCAGAAGACCGCGTTCTTCCACCTGGGCGACATGGTGGAGTGCGACGACACCGAAGAGATCTTCACCAACCCGCGCGACGAACGCACGCAGGGTTACATCACCGGCCGCTACGGCTGA